From the genome of Streptacidiphilus rugosus AM-16, one region includes:
- a CDS encoding (2Fe-2S)-binding protein: MYVCVCHAVTEERVRQEIAEGATTPRQVAKGCKAGTDCGSCVRRIQALLGHEGARPCPTARLAARLGIPTAGGAAEAA; encoded by the coding sequence ATGTACGTCTGCGTGTGCCACGCGGTCACCGAGGAGCGGGTCCGTCAGGAGATAGCCGAGGGAGCCACCACCCCGCGCCAGGTCGCCAAGGGCTGCAAGGCCGGCACCGACTGCGGCTCCTGCGTGCGCCGGATCCAGGCGCTGCTCGGCCACGAGGGCGCCCGCCCGTGCCCGACGGCCCGCCTCGCCGCAAGGCTGGGCATTCCGACCGCCGGCGGGGCCGCCGAAGCGGCCTGA
- a CDS encoding GNAT family N-acetyltransferase: MEHAAETLRHDRVVLRRWRADDLDALVGLIEGSLDRLLPWMPWAVGYTPESTVAYLADCDEEWRSGEAYNYAILDADAPEDRPLGSCSMMARIGPGGWEIGYWVHREGSGRGLVTMAAAALTRQAFALPGTTHVEVHHDADNHASGAVPRRLGFYEAGRKPEGERITVVWRAAREAAEQAPWWGVSARG, encoded by the coding sequence ATGGAACACGCCGCCGAAACGCTTCGCCATGACCGGGTCGTCCTGCGCCGTTGGCGGGCCGACGACCTGGACGCGCTCGTCGGGCTCATCGAGGGGTCGCTCGACCGGCTGCTGCCCTGGATGCCGTGGGCGGTCGGGTACACGCCCGAAAGCACCGTCGCGTACCTGGCCGACTGCGACGAGGAGTGGCGCTCCGGCGAGGCGTACAACTACGCGATCCTGGACGCCGACGCACCGGAGGACCGCCCGCTCGGCTCCTGCTCGATGATGGCGCGGATCGGTCCCGGCGGCTGGGAGATCGGCTACTGGGTGCACCGGGAGGGGTCCGGCCGGGGGCTGGTGACCATGGCCGCCGCGGCGCTGACCCGGCAGGCCTTCGCGCTGCCGGGCACCACGCACGTGGAGGTGCACCACGACGCCGACAACCACGCCAGCGGGGCGGTGCCGCGGCGGCTGGGCTTCTACGAGGCCGGGCGGAAGCCCGAGGGTGAGCGGATCACGGTCGTCTGGCGGGCCGCCAGGGAGGCCGCCGAGCAGGCGCCCTGGTGGGGAGTCAGCGCCCGAGGGTGA
- the pknB gene encoding Stk1 family PASTA domain-containing Ser/Thr kinase, producing MDTTLHDPLIGRLLDDRYRVEQRIAVGGMATVYRGVDTRLDRVVALKVMHPGFASDPEFVERFIREAKAVARLSHPNVVGVYDQGDDHRSAPPAVFLAMEYVPGWTLRDLLRDRGALSVRTVLDILEPVLAALGAAHRAGLVHRDVKPENVLLTEDGRVKVADFGLVRAVNGQTAATSQQVMGTVSYLAPEQIESGAADPRTDVYACGVMLYEMLTGSKPHTGENPMHVIYQHLSVDVPPPSAAVPGLAPQLDAITAAATARDASWRPADAVELLAALQRVRRELTPEQLDAEPHPLPQQQSGADGQSATTMLPSGPPPGLPAVERTSIMDPAMLQQLPPDLVMPRREQPEPPPVAVPRRERGGRRPRWMLPTGLVLVLALLVAGLTWALNGGLYTGMPGVLGEPQATAVQTLEHDGFVVSLKQDFSPTVPKGSVISTDPGPGARVRKNADVTVDVSKGAQRPTIPSLAGKSVDAARTALQQAGLVVGRELQQGDATVPAGSVIGSSPGAGSQVAPNTTVDLLVSTGPQPVDLPDVTGESVDQATADLQGKGFQVKLDPNQVFSDQDAGTVASQNPPGGQAQQGVTVTLTISKGQQQIDVPDVTGLSEKAAKKKLEDAGFKVRSLGFTLFGKPTVHSQNPSANSQAPQGSTVTIWLY from the coding sequence ATGGACACCACGCTTCACGACCCCCTCATCGGGCGCCTGCTCGACGACCGGTACCGGGTCGAGCAGCGGATCGCCGTCGGCGGCATGGCCACGGTGTACCGGGGCGTGGACACCCGACTGGACCGGGTGGTCGCGCTCAAGGTCATGCACCCGGGCTTCGCGTCCGACCCCGAGTTCGTCGAGCGGTTCATCCGCGAGGCCAAGGCCGTGGCCAGGCTCTCGCACCCGAACGTCGTGGGCGTCTACGACCAGGGCGACGACCACCGGTCCGCCCCGCCTGCGGTCTTCCTGGCCATGGAGTACGTGCCCGGCTGGACCCTGCGGGACCTGCTGCGCGACCGGGGCGCGCTGAGCGTCCGCACCGTGCTGGACATCCTCGAGCCGGTGCTCGCCGCGCTCGGAGCCGCGCACCGGGCCGGGCTGGTCCACCGTGACGTCAAGCCGGAGAACGTGCTGCTGACCGAGGACGGCCGGGTCAAGGTGGCCGACTTCGGGCTGGTCCGCGCCGTCAACGGCCAGACCGCGGCCACCAGCCAGCAGGTCATGGGCACCGTCTCCTACCTGGCCCCCGAGCAGATCGAGAGCGGCGCGGCCGACCCGCGCACCGACGTCTACGCCTGCGGCGTGATGCTCTACGAGATGCTGACCGGTTCGAAGCCGCACACCGGCGAGAACCCGATGCACGTGATCTACCAGCACCTCAGCGTGGACGTGCCGCCGCCGTCCGCCGCGGTGCCGGGCCTCGCCCCGCAGCTGGACGCCATAACGGCGGCCGCGACCGCGCGGGACGCCTCCTGGCGTCCCGCCGACGCGGTCGAGCTCCTCGCCGCACTCCAGCGCGTCCGCCGCGAACTGACGCCGGAGCAGCTGGACGCGGAACCGCATCCGCTGCCGCAGCAGCAGAGCGGCGCCGACGGACAGTCGGCCACCACCATGCTGCCCTCCGGGCCGCCCCCGGGACTGCCCGCGGTGGAGCGGACCTCGATCATGGACCCGGCGATGCTGCAGCAGCTGCCGCCGGACCTGGTGATGCCTCGTCGTGAGCAGCCCGAGCCGCCGCCGGTCGCCGTCCCGCGCCGGGAGCGCGGCGGGCGCCGGCCGCGCTGGATGCTGCCGACGGGCCTGGTGCTGGTCCTGGCGCTGCTGGTGGCCGGGCTGACCTGGGCGCTCAACGGCGGCCTCTACACCGGCATGCCCGGCGTGCTGGGCGAGCCGCAGGCGACGGCCGTGCAGACGCTGGAGCACGACGGCTTCGTGGTGAGCCTGAAGCAGGACTTCTCCCCCACCGTGCCCAAGGGCTCGGTGATCAGCACCGATCCCGGCCCCGGCGCCAGGGTCAGGAAGAACGCGGACGTCACGGTCGACGTCTCCAAGGGCGCGCAGCGTCCGACGATCCCCTCGCTGGCGGGCAAGTCCGTCGACGCCGCGCGGACGGCGCTGCAGCAGGCCGGGCTGGTGGTCGGCAGGGAGCTGCAGCAGGGCGACGCGACGGTCCCGGCCGGCTCCGTGATCGGCTCCAGCCCGGGGGCCGGCTCGCAGGTGGCCCCGAACACGACGGTGGACCTGCTGGTCAGCACCGGCCCGCAGCCGGTGGACCTGCCGGACGTCACCGGCGAGTCGGTCGACCAGGCGACGGCCGACCTGCAGGGCAAGGGCTTCCAGGTGAAGCTCGACCCGAACCAGGTCTTCTCCGACCAGGACGCCGGCACGGTCGCCTCGCAGAACCCGCCGGGCGGGCAGGCCCAGCAGGGGGTCACCGTCACGCTGACCATCTCCAAGGGCCAGCAGCAGATCGACGTTCCCGACGTGACCGGCCTGAGCGAGAAGGCGGCGAAGAAGAAGCTGGAGGACGCGGGCTTCAAGGTCCGCTCGCTCGGCTTCACGCTCTTCGGCAAGCCGACGGTGCACAGCCAGAACCCCTCGGCGAACAGCCAGGCCCCGCAGGGCAGCACCGTCACCATCTGGCTGTACTGA
- a CDS encoding thiazole synthase — protein sequence MADDVLTIADRTFSSRLIMGTGGAPSLEVLENALRISGTELTTVAMRRINPAARGSVLEVLQRCGIAVLPNTAGCFTAGDAVLTARLSREALGTNWVKLEVIADERTLLPDPIELLDAAETLVDDGFVVLPYTNDDPVLARKLEDVGCAAVMPLGSPIGSGLGIRNPHNFQLIVERANVPVILDAGAGTASDAALAMELGCAAVMLATAVTRAQEPALMADAMRRAVEAGRLAYRAGRIPRRFHAEASSPMEGRATFDPEAPAF from the coding sequence ATGGCTGACGACGTCCTGACCATCGCCGACCGCACCTTCTCCTCCCGCCTGATCATGGGCACCGGCGGCGCCCCGAGCCTGGAGGTGCTGGAGAACGCGCTGCGCATCTCCGGCACCGAGCTGACCACCGTCGCCATGCGCCGGATCAACCCGGCCGCCCGCGGCTCCGTCCTGGAGGTGCTGCAGCGCTGTGGCATCGCCGTGCTGCCGAACACCGCCGGCTGCTTCACGGCCGGGGACGCCGTGCTGACCGCCCGCCTCTCCCGCGAGGCGCTGGGCACGAACTGGGTCAAGCTGGAGGTCATCGCCGACGAGCGGACCCTGCTGCCCGACCCGATCGAGCTGCTGGACGCCGCCGAGACCCTGGTCGACGACGGCTTCGTGGTCCTCCCCTACACCAACGACGACCCGGTGCTGGCCCGCAAGCTGGAGGACGTCGGCTGCGCCGCGGTGATGCCGCTGGGCTCGCCGATCGGCTCCGGCCTGGGCATCCGCAACCCGCACAACTTCCAGCTCATCGTCGAGCGGGCGAACGTCCCGGTCATCCTGGACGCGGGCGCGGGCACGGCCTCCGACGCCGCGCTGGCCATGGAGCTGGGCTGCGCGGCCGTGATGCTCGCCACCGCGGTCACCCGCGCGCAGGAGCCGGCGCTGATGGCCGACGCGATGCGCAGGGCGGTCGAGGCGGGCCGGCTGGCGTACCGGGCGGGCAGGATCCCGCGCCGCTTCCACGCCGAGGCGTCCTCCCCGATGGAGGGCCGGGCCACGTTCGACCCTGAGGCCCCTGCCTTCTGA
- the bfr gene encoding bacterioferritin, producing the protein MQGDPEVIEFLNEQLTAELTAINQYFLHYKMQENFGWTKLAKFTRSESIDEMKHAEILTDRILFLDGLPNYQRLFHLRIGQTVKEMFEADRQIEVEAIDRLRRGIVVMRAKGDVTSANIFEHILEDEEHHIDYLDTQLELLEQLGEPLYIAQLIEQPES; encoded by the coding sequence ATGCAGGGCGACCCCGAGGTCATCGAGTTCCTGAACGAGCAGCTGACCGCCGAGCTGACCGCCATCAACCAATACTTCCTGCACTACAAGATGCAGGAGAACTTCGGCTGGACGAAGCTCGCGAAGTTCACCCGCTCGGAGTCCATCGACGAGATGAAGCACGCCGAGATCCTCACGGACCGGATCCTCTTCCTCGACGGCCTGCCCAACTACCAGCGCCTCTTCCACCTGCGCATCGGCCAGACCGTCAAGGAGATGTTCGAGGCGGACCGGCAGATCGAGGTCGAGGCGATCGACCGGCTGCGGCGCGGCATCGTGGTGATGCGGGCCAAGGGTGACGTCACCTCGGCGAACATCTTCGAGCACATCCTGGAGGACGAGGAGCACCACATCGACTACCTCGACACCCAGCTCGAACTGCTGGAGCAGCTCGGCGAGCCGCTCTACATCGCACAGCTGATCGAGCAGCCGGAGAGCTGA
- a CDS encoding GNAT family N-acetyltransferase codes for MIQPTARATVTTWHLAQTSPDALLAEPVPAPAGLDLAVVRAEAIGPEFARFLYTAVGGVWHWTDRLGWSYEQWATALAVEGAETWVAWVSGSPAGYVQLEPRGEAGAPKGEVEVLYFGLLPAFIGRGLGSHLLDLGLRRAWDLADRHPALPATRRVTVHTCSLDGPAALRTYEARGFERVRVETAEQPLGETPGPWPGSGFTLGR; via the coding sequence ATGATCCAGCCGACCGCACGGGCCACGGTGACGACCTGGCATCTCGCCCAGACCTCGCCCGACGCCCTGCTGGCGGAGCCGGTGCCCGCGCCGGCCGGGCTCGACCTCGCCGTGGTCCGCGCCGAGGCGATCGGCCCGGAGTTCGCCCGGTTCCTCTACACAGCCGTCGGCGGGGTCTGGCACTGGACCGACCGGTTGGGCTGGAGCTACGAGCAGTGGGCGACGGCGCTCGCGGTCGAGGGCGCGGAGACCTGGGTGGCCTGGGTCTCCGGGAGCCCGGCCGGGTACGTCCAGCTGGAGCCGCGTGGTGAGGCCGGGGCGCCGAAGGGCGAGGTCGAGGTGCTCTATTTCGGCCTGCTCCCGGCCTTCATCGGCCGCGGCCTCGGCAGCCATCTGCTCGACCTCGGCCTGCGGCGGGCCTGGGACCTGGCGGACCGCCATCCCGCGCTGCCCGCGACCCGACGCGTCACCGTGCACACCTGCTCGCTCGACGGCCCGGCCGCGCTGCGCACCTACGAGGCGCGGGGCTTCGAGCGGGTCCGCGTGGAGACGGCCGAGCAGCCGCTGGGCGAGACCCCGGGGCCCTGGCCCGGCTCGGGCTTCACCCTCGGGCGCTGA
- a CDS encoding sulfite oxidase-like oxidoreductase, whose amino-acid sequence MGQSENEQAAASEAQQLLPPGQRLQRGWPVLHYGPIPRFKPATWEFQIFGATADGAKHSWNFEQFTTLPRVEVSGDFHCVTRFSMLGNRWGGVAAATVLDLVPPAPEVTHVMVWAEYGFSSNLRLADFAAPTSVFATHRNDEPLTVEHGFPVRLVVPPLYAWKGPKWVRAVEYMTADRRGFWEERGYHNLGDPWREQRYTYQEEPGDGPVA is encoded by the coding sequence ATGGGTCAGTCCGAAAACGAGCAGGCAGCAGCTTCGGAGGCCCAGCAGCTCCTGCCCCCCGGGCAGCGGCTCCAACGTGGGTGGCCGGTGCTGCACTACGGACCGATCCCGCGCTTCAAACCGGCGACCTGGGAGTTCCAGATCTTCGGCGCGACCGCCGACGGCGCCAAGCACAGCTGGAACTTCGAGCAGTTCACGACGCTGCCGAGGGTCGAGGTCAGCGGCGACTTCCACTGCGTGACGCGGTTCAGCATGCTCGGCAACCGCTGGGGCGGCGTCGCCGCCGCCACCGTGCTCGACCTGGTGCCCCCGGCCCCCGAGGTCACCCACGTCATGGTCTGGGCCGAGTACGGCTTCAGCTCCAACCTCCGTCTCGCCGACTTCGCCGCCCCCACCTCGGTGTTCGCCACCCACCGCAACGACGAGCCGCTGACCGTCGAACACGGCTTCCCGGTCCGCCTGGTCGTCCCGCCGCTCTACGCCTGGAAGGGCCCCAAGTGGGTCCGCGCCGTGGAGTACATGACGGCCGACCGCCGCGGCTTCTGGGAGGAACGCGGCTACCACAACCTCGGCGACCCCTGGCGCGAGCAGCGCTACACCTACCAGGAGGAGCCCGGCGACGGCCCCGTCGCCTGA
- a CDS encoding class II 3-deoxy-7-phosphoheptulonate synthase, whose product MTVNVDTHAQDYSWLSLPAAQQPEWPDSEALRKVLADLASYPPLVFAGECDQLRARLGAVARGEAFLLQGGDCAEAFDGVSADHIRNKLKTLLQMAVVLTYAASVPVVKVGRIAGQYSKPRSKNTETRDGVTLPVYRGDSVNGFEFTPESRIPDPERLKRMYNASASTLNLVRAFTTGGYADLRQVHAWNQDFVRNSPSGQRYERLAKEIDNALAFMNACGVDPEEFKTVEFYASHEALVLDYETALTRTDSRTGHLYDVSGHMVWIGERTRQLDHAHIEFASKIRNPLGVKLGPTTSVDDALTLIDRLDPDREPGRLSFITRMGAGKVRDLLPNLVEKVTASGAQVAWICDPMHGNTFEASSGHKTRNFDDVLDEVKGFFEVHRALGTHPGGIHVELTGDDVTECVGGGDEVFVDDLHQRYETACDPRLNRSQSLDLAFLVAEMYRGQ is encoded by the coding sequence GTGACCGTGAATGTTGACACCCACGCCCAGGACTACTCCTGGCTGTCCCTTCCCGCGGCGCAGCAGCCTGAATGGCCGGATTCCGAGGCTCTGCGCAAGGTTCTTGCGGACCTCGCCTCGTATCCGCCGCTCGTCTTCGCGGGCGAGTGCGACCAGCTGCGTGCCCGGCTCGGGGCCGTGGCGCGCGGTGAGGCGTTCCTGCTCCAGGGCGGCGACTGCGCCGAGGCCTTCGACGGCGTCTCGGCCGACCACATCCGCAACAAGCTCAAGACGCTGCTGCAGATGGCGGTCGTGCTCACCTACGCCGCCTCGGTGCCGGTGGTCAAGGTCGGCCGGATCGCCGGCCAGTACTCCAAGCCCCGCTCCAAGAACACCGAGACCCGTGACGGGGTGACGCTGCCGGTCTACCGCGGCGACTCCGTCAACGGCTTCGAGTTCACGCCCGAGTCCCGGATCCCGGACCCGGAGCGGCTCAAGCGGATGTACAACGCCTCGGCGTCCACGCTGAACCTGGTCCGCGCGTTCACCACCGGCGGCTACGCGGACCTGCGCCAGGTCCACGCCTGGAACCAGGACTTCGTCCGCAACTCGCCCTCCGGTCAGCGCTACGAGCGTCTGGCCAAGGAGATCGACAACGCGCTCGCGTTCATGAACGCCTGCGGCGTCGATCCCGAGGAGTTCAAGACGGTCGAGTTCTACGCCTCCCACGAGGCCCTGGTCCTGGACTACGAGACGGCGCTGACCCGCACCGACTCCCGCACCGGCCACCTGTACGACGTGTCGGGCCACATGGTGTGGATCGGCGAGCGCACCCGGCAGCTGGACCACGCGCACATCGAGTTCGCGTCCAAGATCCGCAACCCGCTCGGCGTCAAGCTCGGCCCGACCACCTCGGTCGACGACGCGCTGACCCTGATCGACCGGCTGGACCCGGACCGCGAGCCCGGTCGGCTGTCCTTCATCACCCGGATGGGCGCGGGCAAGGTCCGCGACCTGCTGCCGAACCTGGTCGAGAAGGTCACCGCGTCCGGCGCGCAGGTCGCCTGGATCTGCGACCCGATGCACGGCAACACCTTCGAGGCCTCCAGCGGCCACAAGACCCGCAACTTCGACGACGTCCTGGACGAGGTCAAGGGCTTCTTCGAGGTGCACCGGGCGCTGGGCACGCACCCCGGCGGCATCCATGTGGAGCTCACCGGTGACGACGTCACCGAGTGCGTCGGCGGCGGCGACGAGGTCTTCGTCGACGACCTGCACCAGCGCTACGAGACCGCCTGCGACCCCCGTCTCAACCGCAGCCAGTCCCTCGACCTGGCCTTCCTGGTCGCGGAGATGTACCGCGGGCAGTAG